The genomic interval CCGGGTTTGTAGTACCCGGCGTGAGTCTGGCCGTTGACTGCATCGGGGAACAGTCCCCAGACGCTGTCTTTGCCCCACGTAATGAGCGAGCCGGCTTCCTCGTCGGCACCGGCCGGGACGGAAGTCAGTCCCTGCCAGGCCAGCGCGGCGACCGCTGCGAGCATTACGCTGATTACTACCTTCCTTGCCATTGCGCGCCTCCTTTGTTCAAACCTCAGTGCCTTCTCGGTTCATATCTTGCCGGCCCAGACTTCCCGCACGGCTCTGGCCAGCGGGCCAAGCTCATAGGCATCGCCGCGGTATTCAACACAGGCGTAGCCATTACCGCCCGGCCGTTCGACGACGACGTCGAACAGGACGTCTCTGGGGCTTCCGCAGCGAGGTTCAAGCGCCAGCTCCCTGAAGATCGTGCCTAGAGCGACTAGCAGACGTTCTGCCGGACTGCCCAGCAAGTCGGCCCCAAGGAAAGCAACCAGCGGGACTTTGGGAGAAGGGGCCAGGGGCTGGGGGCGTCCTGGGTGAGTTTCCAGTTTCCAGTTTCCAGTTTCCAGTTGGTCATTGATCATTGGTACCCAGTCCCCTGATGGCGGGCCCTTCGTCGTGGAGATTGACCCTTTGCCAGGCTTCGCGTATGTACGGGGTGGCCGGATGATAGCGGAACTCGCTGGGATTGGCTGCCGTGGAGAAGTTGCCGGGAAGAAGAGCGATTGCGACCGGGACCCGACAACCGAGTTCCCGGGCCCTCGTGGCTACATCAATGAAGTCCTTAGTCTGAATCGACATGCTGTCTCAGGAAGCATGAAGTGTGCTAGCAACCGGCAAGTGGCGTAAGCTAGCTCCAATCAGGTAGATGCGCTATTTCGGGCTTGTGGAATGGATGAGAACTGCTGCCACTCATGGCAGTGACTGGCAGGGCAGATTTGCAGGTAAGCCGAGCTTATGCAAGAAGTTAGGGCATGACTGCCATGAATGTCAGTGAACTGCCATTTGTGGCAGTAATTCGGGCCACCATCACCCCTCCCTCTCCCTCAAGGGAGAGGAATAGAAAGGAGGGGGTAAGCCGGGGACTATTCCCCGAGGATGTCAGTCGGGATGGCTGGTGAGGTGGTGTTTGCGGAGCAGACGATAGAAGTGCCTCTCGCTGAAGCCTGTTAGCCTGATAGCCTCAGACGTATTCCCCTTTGCCTGTCTCAAGGCCTCAATCAGCATGGCTCTTTCAGACTCATCCGTCTTTGCGTGAACTCTGCTACGCAGACCCTCCGGCGAGTGCTCGGTAAATCCGGCTTGGCGCTGCCTGAACTCAGGCGGAAGGTCGGTGGTCTGAAGTTCATCGCCCTCGGAGATAATCACTGCCCTTTCGACCACGTGCTGAAGTTGACGGACGTTGCCGGGCCAGGGGAACGCGGCAAAGAGAGCCAAGACCTCGTCGCTCGCGCCGTGGACCGGCCGGTCGTATTCCTGAGCCGCGCGGGCGATGAAGAACAGCGTCAGCACAGGAATGTCTTCCGGCCGCTCGCGCAAGGGCGGCACGACGAGTTGGACCGTGTTGAGCCGATAGAGCAGGTCACGTCGGAACAGGCCCTGGCGTTCGCGAAGTTCCAGGTCAATGTTCGTCGCCGCAACAACCCGAGCTTCTATCCGCGTATCCTTCGTTCCGCCGACGCGCACGACCGTCCTGCTGTCGATGGCCCGCAGCAGCTTTGCCTGCAAGTTCACAGCCATGTCTCCGATTTCGTCAAGGAAGATAGTCCCTTTGCCGGCCAGCTCGAACTTGCCCGGGCGCGCCACGACGCCGGTTGCCGCTCCTGCTTCAATCCCGAAGAACTCGGCTTCAAGCAGGCTTTCCGGGACGGCCGCACAGTTGACCGTCACAAAGGGAAGGTCGGCGCGAGGGCCCGACTCGTGCAGGGCGCGGGCGATGAGTTCCTTGCCCGTGCCGCTTTCGCCGCGTATCAGCACCGGAACGCGGGGAGCAGCCGTTCGCGTAACGAGGCCGAGCACGTTCAGCACGCTGGGGTTTCGACCAACAACGCCTTGGAAACGCAGCCCCGGAATCCGCTGCTGAGAGTCGGACTCGATGGCCCTGAGCTTCCCCAATTTCGCGAGCGCGGGCGCAAGCGTGCCGGCCAGAAGCTCCAGCGTTGCGGGACTGACGCGCGCCTCCAGAGACAGGGACCGCCTGAGCACGACGAGACCGACCACACCTTCGGCTTGTCTGACCGGCAGCAGCAGCTCAAGGTCGGTCTGATCCAGACCGGGGGCAGTTCCTCGTTCATCGTTCATCGTTCTGAGTTCATCGTTCAGCCGCGTAAGGTCCGGATTGCCGAGGGTCGCGACCGGCCTGCTGCCAACCAGCACGGCGCCCTGATTGAATCGCAGACTATCGCACAGCATCTTCAGAGCCTGCACGATGAACTGCTCGGGCGCCAGCCCAAGCGCGGTGATACCCAGCAGCGCCTGGAGCAGAGCGGTGTCGCGGTCGGTGCGCATCTCAATGCGGTAGAGCAGCCGACTCGCCTCTTGGCCTTCCGCTACAACGCCGAGCCGGCGGAACGTCCGGGCCGCGTCCTGCAGTACCGCCAGAGCCTCGTCCCACTGCCGAACTTCCAAGAACTGTCGGCCGCGCTGAAGTCGAGTGAGGGCAAGCTCGTATGTGTCACCGAGCGGTTTCAACGTAATCTCGGAGCGACTGAACAGCTCCAAAGCCTGGTCCGGGTCGTCGCGGGCAGCGGACAGGAGGGCGCGAACGCGCAACACGTCGCCCTGTTCTTTTGTCAATCTCAGGTCGACTGCGTGACGCTCAGCCTGATCCAGCAAGTCACCAGCAGCATCGAGCCGGCCCCGTGCCAATGCGAGCTCAGCCCGACGGCAGCAGACGGTAGCCAACAAGCAGCGATCTCCGGCGGCCTCGCACAGCCGCGCAGCATCGTTTAGAACTTCCTCTGCCTGAGCCAGGTCTCCATTGCGGAAATGGGTCCAGCCCAGGTCAGAGAAAGCTTCCCGATACACTTGACCGGAACGCTGCTTGCCGCGTTCTCCTTCAATGACAGCGCGGAACATGAGTACGGCAGTTTCGTAGTCAGACCGCTTGAGCGACAACTCGCCGAGCGCCATTCGAGCCGAAGCCAGCGGGTCAGCGAATTCATGCTCCTCGCAAAGGGCGATTGACCGGTGAAAGCTCTGGGTCGCCTCGGTCCAGCGGCCCATAGCGGCAAGAGTCCAGCCGATGTTGTACAAGCTCATGGCCCGGCCACGCGCGTATCCGGCTTTAGTGTTCGCTGTCAGGCACTGCTGGTAGCAAGCGAGCGCCTCTCCAAATTCGCCCTGCAGACCAAAGACGCCGCCGAGCTCATTCAGCGCAATCCGTTCTCCCTGCTCGGACTCGATTTCTCGGGAGGCCTCCAGGAGCTGCTTGAAGTAATCGAGGGCAGACTGAAGCTCGCCGTGCTCGCGGTGGATAATGCCGAGGAGGTTGAGTCCGCTGGCACGCACGCGACGGTCGGCGGTTGCATCCGCGACTTGGAACACTGTCTCGGCACAGCGCGCCGCGCCATCGAGGTCGCCGGCGCGGCGGAGCAGTTCGCCGAGCATGTACGCGGCCCTGCCCTTTTCCTTGAGGCGGGCGGCGGCATCGGCTTCGGCCAGAACCTGTTCCAGCAAGGGTCTGGCCTCCACCGGGTCGCTGAGCCAGAGCGCCTCGGCAAGGAGCAGAGCAGCCTCGACCCGTTCTGCCGGCGTCGTGGCCGCGGCCAACTGTGCGCGCAGCGCCCGTACCTTGTCCGGTGCGTCAGTTGTGCCACTCATGATGGAACAGTGGTCAGCATAGTCCTGACGTCCCCCAAGTCAAGCCTGCTCGGGGTCCTGACAGAGGAACCGCAAGTCTGCCGCGCAGGCCTCCGAAATCCCTCCTTTCCGCGCCACACGCTCCCCGGTCCGGACCGGAAACGACAGGGGCGGCCTTGCGGCCGCCCCGTGTCTGGCAGGAGTGGAGGCGTTATCCCGGTACGGAAATCCTTAGGTCGAGCGCATTCGGAAGTCCGATGTCACAAGCCGGAAGTAGGATAGGCCCTGACTTCTGAGTTCCGAATTCTGCGCTCTGAGTTCTGCACTTGTCCGGACTGCACTTTCGCCCGTTCCGCTGACCTGACGGAAGCGTGGGCCGGATGCGCGAGTTCCGGTCTGCCCGTCTGCATTCTGCACCACGCATTCGGAATCCTGGAGTCGTCCGAGTCTGCTCATGTCAGTCCAGTTGCCGGCGGAGGAAGGCCGGTACGTCCAGATTGTGCTTGTCAACCGCCATCGTGACTTCCTTGCCCATCGTCCGCTTGATGGACGGGAACAGGTCCATTTCGGCAAGCAGGTCGCTGACCTCGTCGACCTTGGGCAGCGGGTCGCTCAGGCCCGTGGCAATCATGGTGACCCTCATGCTGTCGCGCAGGTCTTTGCTGCGGGCCGCGCCCATCCGGACGTCGGCCTGGCCATTGGTCGCGTTGTAGACCGTGGTCGCAGCCTCGTCCACCTCTTTCAAAGTCATCGCGTCGTCGCCCGTGATGTTGAGCAGTATCTTGCGGGCGCTTTCCACCATCACGTCTTCGATCAGCGGGGATTGCAGGGCGCGATGGGCGGCTTCCGAGGCCCGGCCCGGGCCGGACGCGATGCCGACCGACATGATGGCGCCGCCGTGCTCCGACATCACCGCGCGCACGTCCGCGAAGTCGATGTTGATGAGCTGCTTGGTGATGACGACCTCGGCGATGCCACGGACCGCGTTGAGCAGTACGTCGTCGGCCAGCCGGAATGCCTCGAAGCACGGCTTCTCGCCGTATTCCGCCAGCACCCGCTGGTTCGGCAGCACGATGAGCGTGTCGACCTGCGGCCTGAGCGCCTCGATGCCCCGCAGTGCCCGCTGCTCGCGCTGTTTGCCTTCGAACTGGAACGGTTTGGTGACCACGGCCACGACCAGCGCTCCGCTCCGCCTTGCGACCTCGGCCATGACCGGCGCCGCGCCGGTCCCGGTGCCGCCGCCCTCGCCGACCGCGAGGAACACCATGTCGAAGCCGGACAGGGCCTCGCGGAGTTGTTCAATCGACTCATCCGCCGCCTGTTTGCCGATGTTCGGGTCACCGCCCGAGCCCAGGCCGCCGGTGAGTTGGGCGCCGAGCTGTATCTTGTTGGGCGAGAGCGACATCCCCAGCGCCTGCAGGTCGGTATTGACTGCGTGCAGCTCGACGCCGGATAGCCGGGCGTCGATCATGTGGTTTATCGCGTTGCATCCTGCTCCGCCGACGCCGAATACGCCGATCCGGGTCAGGCTCCTGTCTTCTCTTACCGGTTCGATCATGCAGTGCCTCCGTTAGCAGATTTGCGATTTCCGATTTGCGATTTGCGATTTCCCGACATGGACCTCCGTACCAACTGCCGGGCAACACGACAATCGTCACTCGTCATTCGTAACTCGACAATCACGAGAACCAGCCCCGGACTTCCTCGCCGACACCGGACCAGAATCCCGGTGCCGGAAACTGACTGGACGTCTTGCCTTCGACCCCGCAGCGAATCAGTCCGACGGCCGTGGCAAAGGCCGGGTCCTTGGTCACCTCGGGCGGCCCGCTCACGCGGTCCGGCCGTCCCAATCTCACCGGCATGCCGAGTATCTGCTCGGCAACCAGGTCGATTCCACTCAGGCTCGCGCCGCCACCGGTAATCACCGCGCCGGCCGAAAGCCCTTCGCCGAAGCCCGATTTCCTGACCTCGGCGTCACACAACGTAATAATCTCCTCGGCGCGCGGCTGGATGACCGAGGCCAGCAATCGGCGCGAGACCGGTTTGGGCCCGCGGCCCGACGCGTCCTCAACCGATATCGCCTCGTCCTTCTCAATCTGGGTCGCCATGGCCGCGCCGTATTTCCGCTTAAGCTCCTCGGCCTGGCTGAACGTCGTGCGCAGGCCGATGACGATATCCTTGGTGATGTTCGTCGCTCCCACCGGCAGCAACTTGGTGAAGCGAATCTCGCCGTCCCGGTAGATGGAAACGTCAGTGACGCCGCCCAGGTCAATCAGCACCACCCCGAGGTCTTTGTCCTCTTCGTCGCAGACCCCGTAGAGGCTGGCGATCGACTGGAGAACCAAGGCGCGGTTTCTCATTTCCAGCCGTTCCATGACGCGGTAGATGTTCTCGACCGCGGTCACCGCGCCTATGATGAGCAGGGCCTCGACCTCAAGCCTGACCCCGAACAGCCCGAGCGGGTTCCTTACGCCTTTCTGCCCGTCAACGATGAATTGGGTAGGAACCACGTGCAGTATCTGCTCGTCGTTGGGCAGCCGGACGGTCTGCGCCTGCTTGATGACGTCCTCCACGTCGCGCGGGCCGATGCCGCGCGCCGGCTTGCGTACCGGCACCGCCGCAGTTCCGGTCAGGTGCTTGATATGCTCGCCCGAGATGCCCACGAAGACCGGATACGACTTGAATTTCCCGCCTGCCATCGCTTCGCACTGCCGGGCTGCCGTCTCAACCGACTGCGCGGCCTTGTCGAGATTGACTACCACGCCGTGTTTGAACCCGTCGGGCGCGGCCGTGCCGTGGCCAACGATGTTCGTCTTTCCGGCATGGTCGGTCTCGGCCACAAGACAGGCAACCTTGGTGCTGCCGATGTCCACCGCCGCGGTCCGCCTCACTTTCGCCATACTACCTCCTCAGAAAGGGGTCCAGGGGTCAAGGAACCAAGGATTCGAGTGTTCTTCACTTGACCCCTTGAATCCTGGAGTCCTGGAATCCTCTCCTCAGCCCTGCCGCTACCTGCCATTCGCCACTCCGGTCTTGTTCTGGGAATTCTGCATTCTGAGTTCTGAATTCTGAATTCTGGTTTCTCCGGGTCCTGGAAGATACTGCACTTCCTCTTCGAGCAGAATCCCGGTCCGCTCTTCGACCGTCGCCTTCACAATCTGGGCCAGTTCGTAGACATCCGCGAACCGCGCCTTGCCGGTGTTCACCAGGAAGTTCGCGTGCTTCTCCGAGACCTTGGCGCCGCCGACGGTCTTGCCTTTCAACCCACACTCCTCAATCAACTTGCCTGCCGGAACCCGTCCCCCGTCTCCGGTCTCAGGATTCCTGAAGAACGACCCGGCCGATGGCTCCTTCGGGTGCTTCTCCCAA from bacterium carries:
- a CDS encoding sigma 54-interacting transcriptional regulator; translation: MSGTTDAPDKVRALRAQLAAATTPAERVEAALLLAEALWLSDPVEARPLLEQVLAEADAAARLKEKGRAAYMLGELLRRAGDLDGAARCAETVFQVADATADRRVRASGLNLLGIIHREHGELQSALDYFKQLLEASREIESEQGERIALNELGGVFGLQGEFGEALACYQQCLTANTKAGYARGRAMSLYNIGWTLAAMGRWTEATQSFHRSIALCEEHEFADPLASARMALGELSLKRSDYETAVLMFRAVIEGERGKQRSGQVYREAFSDLGWTHFRNGDLAQAEEVLNDAARLCEAAGDRCLLATVCCRRAELALARGRLDAAGDLLDQAERHAVDLRLTKEQGDVLRVRALLSAARDDPDQALELFSRSEITLKPLGDTYELALTRLQRGRQFLEVRQWDEALAVLQDAARTFRRLGVVAEGQEASRLLYRIEMRTDRDTALLQALLGITALGLAPEQFIVQALKMLCDSLRFNQGAVLVGSRPVATLGNPDLTRLNDELRTMNDERGTAPGLDQTDLELLLPVRQAEGVVGLVVLRRSLSLEARVSPATLELLAGTLAPALAKLGKLRAIESDSQQRIPGLRFQGVVGRNPSVLNVLGLVTRTAAPRVPVLIRGESGTGKELIARALHESGPRADLPFVTVNCAAVPESLLEAEFFGIEAGAATGVVARPGKFELAGKGTIFLDEIGDMAVNLQAKLLRAIDSRTVVRVGGTKDTRIEARVVAATNIDLELRERQGLFRRDLLYRLNTVQLVVPPLRERPEDIPVLTLFFIARAAQEYDRPVHGASDEVLALFAAFPWPGNVRQLQHVVERAVIISEGDELQTTDLPPEFRQRQAGFTEHSPEGLRSRVHAKTDESERAMLIEALRQAKGNTSEAIRLTGFSERHFYRLLRKHHLTSHPD
- the ftsZ gene encoding cell division protein FtsZ translates to MIEPVREDRSLTRIGVFGVGGAGCNAINHMIDARLSGVELHAVNTDLQALGMSLSPNKIQLGAQLTGGLGSGGDPNIGKQAADESIEQLREALSGFDMVFLAVGEGGGTGTGAAPVMAEVARRSGALVVAVVTKPFQFEGKQREQRALRGIEALRPQVDTLIVLPNQRVLAEYGEKPCFEAFRLADDVLLNAVRGIAEVVITKQLINIDFADVRAVMSEHGGAIMSVGIASGPGRASEAAHRALQSPLIEDVMVESARKILLNITGDDAMTLKEVDEAATTVYNATNGQADVRMGAARSKDLRDSMRVTMIATGLSDPLPKVDEVSDLLAEMDLFPSIKRTMGKEVTMAVDKHNLDVPAFLRRQLD
- the ftsA gene encoding cell division protein FtsA, encoding MAKVRRTAAVDIGSTKVACLVAETDHAGKTNIVGHGTAAPDGFKHGVVVNLDKAAQSVETAARQCEAMAGGKFKSYPVFVGISGEHIKHLTGTAAVPVRKPARGIGPRDVEDVIKQAQTVRLPNDEQILHVVPTQFIVDGQKGVRNPLGLFGVRLEVEALLIIGAVTAVENIYRVMERLEMRNRALVLQSIASLYGVCDEEDKDLGVVLIDLGGVTDVSIYRDGEIRFTKLLPVGATNITKDIVIGLRTTFSQAEELKRKYGAAMATQIEKDEAISVEDASGRGPKPVSRRLLASVIQPRAEEIITLCDAEVRKSGFGEGLSAGAVITGGGASLSGIDLVAEQILGMPVRLGRPDRVSGPPEVTKDPAFATAVGLIRCGVEGKTSSQFPAPGFWSGVGEEVRGWFS